In Subdoligranulum variabile, the genomic stretch GTGGGCCGCAGCATCCAGGAACTGGATGTGCGCCGGGTGTACGGCATCAACATCATCGCGGTGGAGCGGGATGGACGTACCGACGTGGAATTCACGGCCAATTACCGGTTCTCCCAGGGGGATACCATCGCGGTCATCGGCAAGATCGACAAGATCGACCGCTTCGAGAAGGAACTGCAGGACTGAAGCCTCAGGCGGCGGGTGGTGCTTGCAATCCCGGGGGGAATGCCGTAGAATAAAAGGGACAGAAACCGTGTATTTCCCGTGCAAAGGAATGCACACAGCACTCAGGAGGTGCCCCTTTATATGGAACACTGCAACCCCATCCTGCAGGGCCAGCAGAGCCCGCAGAAATTCATTACCATCGGCGAGGTCATGCTGCGCCTGACCCCGCCCAACTACGAGAAGATCCGTATGGCCTCCAGCTTTGAGGCCAGCTACGGCGGCAGCGAGGCGAACATCGCCCTGGCGCTGGCCAATCTGGGGGTGGATTCCACCTTTTTCAGCGTGGTGCCCAACAATTCCCTGGGCAAAAGCGCCATCCGGTGGCTGCGCTCCAACGACGTGCACTGCACGCCGATGATCCTCTCCACCAAGGAGGAGACCCCCACCCAGCGGCTGGGCACCTACTATCTGGAGACGGGGTACGGCATCCGTCCCAGCAAGGTCATCTATGACCGGATGCACAGCGCCCTCACCGAGTACGACCTGAGCAAGGTGGACCTGGACGCCCTGTTTGACGGCTTCGACTGGCTGCACCTGTCGGGCATCACGCCGGCGCTGAACCGGAACTGCGCGGATTTCATCCTGCGCTGCCTGCAGGTGGCCAAGGAGAAGGGCCTCACCGTCAGCTTTGACGGCAACTTCCGCAGCACGCTGTGGAGCTGGGAGGAGGCCCGGGACTACTGCACCCGCTGCCTGCCCTATGTGGATGTGCTGTTCGGCATCGAGCCCTACCATCTGTGGAAGGACGAAAACGACCATTCCAAGGGGGACTGGAAGGACGGCGTGCCCCTGCAGCCCAGCTATGAGCAGCAGGACGAGATCTTCCAGCATTTCATCGAGCGGTATCCCAACCTCAAGTGCATCGGCCGCCATGTGCGGTATGTACATTCGGGCAGCGAGAACAGCCTCAAGGCCTTCATGTGGTACGAGGGTCACACCTTCGAGAGCAAGCTCTTTACCTTTAATATTCTGGACCGCGTGGGCGGCGGCGACGCCTTTGCCAGCGGCCTGATCTACGCCATGATGCACGACTACCGCCCCATGGACATGGTGAACTTTGCGGTGGCCTCCAGCGCCATCAAGCATACCATCCACGGCGACGCCAACATCACCGACGACGTGGACAGCATCCGCAACCTCATGAATATGAACTACGACATCAAGCGGTAAACGCTTGGGTATGGCCCCGCCGGCAGCCCGGCGGGGCCTTTTTGTGGTTTTTTTGTAAAAACCTTGTGCCGGGCAGACAAATGCGGTATAATACCTTTATATGTCACCGACTATTTCCACCCATGGAGGTTTAACGATATGAAACGCACCCGCACCTGGATCGCTCTGGCCCTGGCTCTCTGCCTGGCTTTGTCGCTGTCCGCCTGTTCACCCAAACAGGCGCTGAAGGACGCCGTCGTCAAGGCGGTGACGGTGCTGGGCTTCCGGGATGAGAGCGCCAGCGACGAGGAGGAGGC encodes the following:
- a CDS encoding sugar kinase; this translates as MEHCNPILQGQQSPQKFITIGEVMLRLTPPNYEKIRMASSFEASYGGSEANIALALANLGVDSTFFSVVPNNSLGKSAIRWLRSNDVHCTPMILSTKEETPTQRLGTYYLETGYGIRPSKVIYDRMHSALTEYDLSKVDLDALFDGFDWLHLSGITPALNRNCADFILRCLQVAKEKGLTVSFDGNFRSTLWSWEEARDYCTRCLPYVDVLFGIEPYHLWKDENDHSKGDWKDGVPLQPSYEQQDEIFQHFIERYPNLKCIGRHVRYVHSGSENSLKAFMWYEGHTFESKLFTFNILDRVGGGDAFASGLIYAMMHDYRPMDMVNFAVASSAIKHTIHGDANITDDVDSIRNLMNMNYDIKR